A window of the Archocentrus centrarchus isolate MPI-CPG fArcCen1 chromosome 9, fArcCen1, whole genome shotgun sequence genome harbors these coding sequences:
- the LOC115785800 gene encoding macrophage-expressed gene 1 protein-like, with protein MMETSMILLALSFLQFCSSVPIKRPTNWLRQCRASTNLSITALEVVPGGGWDNLRNMDMGRVMNVSYFQCQTTEDGLYLIPDEVFVIPHKETGVETSSEIIRSWLEQKSSTSENINSDISYPPGLNGKFSSENKRMKTHQVKDSSTTARVQVRNFIYTVKAYPDFTLDTRFAQQIRDIADAIENNQTKYADYLSEMMVLDYGTHVITSVDAGAALVQEDYLRSSYVSDSESESFSVKAQAGLNFFDKLKFDISSESAHESSSLKTYQANITYSLIQSHGGIPFYPGITLQKWQESTSNNLIAIDRSGFPLHSFINPNTVPDLPHPTIGKAALTVSQAIERYYNINKRPGCVDINSKNFNFQANFDDNSCEGPATNLSFGGVYQQCEKISSDAGPLCDALAQKNPDTGDFSCRPPYSPTLLRSEVRQQSYSKYECHTESHSCWIFFSCDETRCQDNNHVRSARINTYWCSANGEVPENSGYLFGGIYSPSLLNPLTKSKSCPPNFIPLKFLSDGEVICVSNDYETGTRFSVPFGGLFSCQSSNPLAMNQRRCPPKFSQHLAAVSDGCEILYCVQSGLFTGGDLKPIRLPPFTNPPLISMQATNTVMVMTEGENSWIRVGQTKMWKLAKPEEIKEIVRGLNPELNQMSSGEKAGIAFGVMGLMLVVVIVAVFLVKRRKRRISGFRTRGYEEIREEAERETHQDEAREQSRLEA; from the exons ATGATGGAAACATCAATGATCCTCCTGGCCCTCTCTTTCCTTCAGTTCTGCTCTTCAGTACCTATAAAACGTCCAACCAACTGGCTCAGGCAATGCCGAGCCTCTACCAACCTCTCCATCACAGCACTGGAGGTGGTCCCTGGAGGTGGATGGGACAATCTCCGAAATATGGATATGGGTCGAGTCATGAACGTCAGCTACTTCCAATGCCAGACAACTGAAGATGGGCTCTACCTTATCCCAGATGAAGTATTTGTCATTCCTCACAAAGAAACAGGTGTGGAGACCAGCTCAGAAATAATCAGGTCCTGGCTTGAGCAAAAAAGCTCAACATCTGAAAACATTAATTCAGACATATCCTACCCACCGGGTCTCAATGGCAAATTTTCTTCTGAGAACAAGAGGATGAAAACCCATCAGGTCAAAGACTCTTCAACCACAGCCAGAGTGCAG GTTCGTAACTTCATCTACACAGTCAAGGCTTATCCGGACTTCACGTTGGACACACGATTTGCTCAGCAAATCAGAGACATCGCTGATGCCATTGAGAACAACCAGACAAAGTATGCAGACTATCTCTCAGAGATGATGGTGCTGGACTATGGAACTCACGTCATCACTAGTGTCGATGCTGGGGCTGCTTTGGTGCAGGAGGACTATCTCCGTTCTTCATATGTGTCAGACAGTGAGTCAGAAAGTTTCTCTGTCAAAGCGCAGGCTGGCTTAAACTTCTTTGATAAACTGAAGTTTGATATTAGCAGTGAAAGTGCCCACGAGAGCTCATCACTTAAAACATATCAGGCCAACATTACATACTCCCTCATTCAAAGCCATGGAGGCATACCTTTTTATCCTGGCATCACTCTGCAGAAATGGCAGGAAAGTACCAGCAATAACCTAATTGCCATAGATCGTTCAGGATTTCCCCTGCATTCTTTTATAAACCCCAACACTGTCCCTGATCTGCCACACCCTACGATTGGAAAAGCTGCTCTTACAGTCAGTCAGGCCATAGAGCGCTACTACAACATCAACAAGCGCCCTGGGTGTGTTGACATCAACTCCAAGAACTTCAACTTCCAGGCTAACTTTGATGATAATTCCTGTGAGGGTCCCGCTACAAACCTTAGTTTTGGTGGTGTCTACCAACAGTGTGAAAAAATCAGCTCAGATGCAGGTCCACTTTGTGATGCCCTGGCCCAGAAAAACCCAGATACAGGTGACTTCTCCTGCCGTCCACCTTACTCACCAACTTTACTGAGATCAGAAGTGAGACAGCAGAGTTACTCTAAGTATGAATGTCACACAGAAAGTCAttcctgttggatttttttcagtTGTGATGAAACACGCTGTCAGGACAACAACCATGTTCGCTCTGCTCGTATCAACACCTACTGGTGCTCTGCAAATGGAGAGGTCCCAGAAAACTCAGGGTATCTGTTTGGAGGCATATACAGCCCCTCTCTCCTGAACCCTCTTACAAAAAGCAAAAGCTGTCCTCCAAACTTCATTCCACTGAAATTTCTCTCAGATGGTGAGGTGATCTGTGTGAGTAATGACTATGAGACAGGTACCAGATTCTCAGTACCATTCGGAGGCCTCTTCAGCTGTCAGTCAAGCAACCCACTGGCAATGAATCAACGCAGGTGCCCTCCCAAGTTCAGTCAGCACCTTGCTGCAGTCAGTGATGGCTGTGAAATTCTCTACTGTGTGCAGTCTGGACTGTTCACAGGTGGAGATCTAAAACCAATCCGCTTGCCTCCATTCACAAATCCTCCACTTATCAGCATGCAGGCCACAAACACAGTAATGGTGATGACTGAAGGAGAAAACAGCTGGATCAGAGTGGGCCAGACCAAGATGTGGAAACTTGCTAAACCAGAGGAAATCAAGGAAATAGTCCGTGGCCTTAACCCTGAACTCAATCAGATGTCTAGTGGAGAAAAGGCAGGAATAGCTTTTGGGGTGATGGGTCTGATGCTGGTGGTGGTCATAGTGGCAGTGTTCctggtgaagaggaggaagaggaggatttCTGGTTTTAGAACTAGAGGTTATGAGGAAATACGTGAAGAGGCcgagagagagacacaccaaGATGAAGCTAGAGAGCAGAGTCGCTTAGAAGCTTGA